Proteins encoded within one genomic window of Anastrepha ludens isolate Willacy chromosome 4, idAnaLude1.1, whole genome shotgun sequence:
- the LOC128861376 gene encoding histone deacetylase HDAC1, with protein sequence MQAHSKKRVCYYYDSDIGNYYYGQGHPMKPHRIRMTHNLLLNYGLYRKMEIYRPHKATADEMTKFHSDEYVRFLRSIRPDNMSEYNKQMQRFNVGEDCPVFDGLYEFCQLSAGGSVAAAVKLNKQASEICINWGGGLHHAKKSEASGFCYVNDIVLGILELLKYHQRVLYIDIDVHHGDGVEEAFYTTDRVMTVSFHKYGEYFPGTGDLRDIGAGKGKYYAVNIPLRDGMDDEAYESIFVPIISKVMETFQPAAVVLQCGADSLTGDRLGCFNLTVKGHGKCVEFVKKYNLPFLMVGGGGYTIRNVSRCWTYETSVALGVEIANELPYNDYFEYFGPDFKLHISPSNMTNQNTSEYLEKIKNRLFENLRMLPHAPGVQIQAIPEDAINDESEDEDKVNKDERIPQGDKDKRIDPDNEFSDSEDEGEGGRRDNRSYKGQRKRPRLEKDTKTVIENAEIKDEKDKMDTNESEETGKGEDIKKENNI encoded by the exons atgcaagCACACAGTAAAAAGCGTGTTTGCTATTATTATGATA GTGATATTGGGAATTACTACTATGGGCAGGGACACCCAATGAAGCCTCATCGCATACGCATGACCCATAATTTGCTTCTTAACTATGGTCTATACCGAAAAATGGAAATTTAC CGGCCGCATAAAGCTACTGCCGATGAGATGACCAAATTTCATTCAGATGAGTACGTACGCTTTTTGCGCTCTATACGTCCGGACAATATGTCAGAATACAACAAACAAATGCAGCGATTCAATGTGGGGGAAGATTGCCCGGTGTTTGATGGACTCTATGAGTTTTGCCAATTATCTGCTGGCGGTTCGGTAGCCGCTGCcgtaaaactaaataaacaagCCTCTGAGATTTGTATAAATTGGGGTGGGGGCCTTCATCACGCTAAGAAGTCTGAAGCTTCAGGTTTCTGTTACGTCAATGACATTGTGCTGGGTATTTTGGAACTTCTGAAATATCACCAGCGCGTATTATATATTGATATAGATGTACATCATGGCGACGGTGTAGAGGAGGCGTTTTATACTACCGACCGTGTGATGACAGTAAGTTTCCACAAATACGGCGAGTATTTCCCTGGTACAGGTGACTTACGTGATATCGGCGCTGGCAAAGGCAAATATTACGCTGTAAATATTCCCCTGCGCGATGGTATGGACGATGAAGCGTACGAATCAATATTTGTGCCAATTATCTCAAAGGTGATGGAAACATTCCAGCCGGCAGCGGTGGTACTTCAATGCGGTGCAGATTCATTGACGGGCGATCGTCTCGGATGCTTCAATTTAACTGTTAAGGGTCACGGAAAATGCGTCGAATTTGTCAAGAAATACAACCTGCCCTTCTTAATGGTTGGAGGTGGAGGATACACGATTCGTAATGTATCGAGATGTTGGACATATGAAACGTCAGTTGCCCTCGGTGTTGAAATTGCAAATGAACTGCCATACAATGATTACTTTGAATATTTTGGTCCTGATTTCAAGTTACACATCAGCCCGAGTAATATGACGAATCAAAATACTTCAGAGTACTTGGAAAAGATCAAAAATAG ACTCTTTGAAAATCTGCGTATGCTGCCCCATGCTCCCGGTGTACAAATTCAAGCAATACCCGAGGATGCAATTAATGATGAATCGGAAGATGAAGACAAGGTTAACAAGGACGAAAGAATACCACAAGGCGATAAAGATAAGCGTATTGATCCTGATAATGAATTCTCGGATTCGGAAGATGAAGGCGAAGGGGGCCGTCGTGATAATCGGTCATACAAAGGCCAACGCAAGCGGCCGCGACTAGAAAAAGATACCAAAACAGTAATAGAGAACGCCGAGATCAAGGATGAAAAGGATAAGA tGGATACTAATGAAAGTGAGGAGACTGGTAAAGGTGAAgacataaagaaagaaaacaacATATGA